A stretch of DNA from Besnoitia besnoiti strain Bb-Ger1 chromosome II, whole genome shotgun sequence:
GGCGAGCATCGTGGCTGTCTAGTGCGAAGGAATTATTGAGAAAATCGCGCGACGGCTTTCGCTTGTGTGTCATCCTTTGTCCAGTTACTCTTGCAAGAGAGCATTCAACAGGGACAGCAGTTTGGCGGCAGCGGTTTCGAAAAGCTGATCTAGCCTCCTGCGCGAGCCGATTCCGCTGCATCACTTTAAGTTCGACTTCCACTGTCAAGCGTGTGTTCGCTTGCTTTCTGCGCGTGGGCTTTTCCACAGGAATTCGCTACATCATCTACAGCGAAGAACTCAGACTGCACCACGGTACGCTTGCACATGCCGAGGCCGTGCGTTGGGCAAGGGAGGTTGCAGAGAATCCGCACTCGCTGTGACTTTGaattctttttttctctttttgcgtcgccgtcgcagtTTCGTCTACGTAGTACTGTTGCTCTGCGCATCTAGGTAGAGACTCTCAAACAAAAGGAGAATTCCAGCAGGACCGAGCGAAAGTGCATGCACGCCTGCACGCGGGCAGTGTGTGCCACTGGCGTGTCCAGCTATGACCCACGCAGCAGGGCATCCACCTATCCCCATGGGCATAAATTTTTGAATCGAATGTAGCTTCGTGCGTGATTTGATTTTCAGAGGACACGTTTACTGGATTCTTGACGCTGATTCAAAACCCAGACGACAAACGCGCCACCCTCGCGGCGGTGCCGAAGAACGCCCGCGAGATGTGGACGAAGCGCTCAGGCTccgggcgggcggcgagtgaagacggcgacgcctcgctgggTTCTGTCGTGTAAAGACAGACAAACAGCTGCACCATGTAGACGTGTGGCTGCTgacgaaggccgcagcgagccgacCCGAATGGCGCGCTCTGTGCGAACTCTCCAGAGTTTTGCCGTGTCAGCGAGAGGGCGCTAGAAGGACAGAAGCGACAGGGTCTCAGTGTCGCGTATATTTGTCGCCTCATGCCTCAAAAGCCATACTCCCATCAACGACAGGGATATCCGATGCGTGCCTGTCTACCGTTTCGTGGCTACGTGTGTGTATTCGTGCTGCGAGTGTCTCAAACCGCGACGTGCGGTGGTTTTTTTTTGTGGGGTTTCTTTCCAAATGTGACGGGAAGAGGATATTTAGGTGGACTCTGCCTTGGCATCTGTGTAGAGGCTTGTTCATGTGGGTCGTTGGGTCACGTAGATAGCTCTGCCCTTGATTTCTGGTGTCGATGTGTTGGAGGGCATGCGGAATTTTTGGCTCCTGAGTTTCTGCGCGCCGGCTCAAACCCTGGCGCCACCGCCTTCTGTGTGCCTGTGGCATCTGCCTCGTCTTTTCCCCCCTTCCCTTCCTCTGAGGGActcagcgccggcgccgctaTAATAACGTCATCCAGGAATTCCCTGTACTAGCGTCTACCTCTCTGTTGAGCGACGCTATTTTATGTCAACACTGACCTGTCTGAACCTCCTTTCGTGCCCAGCCATttgtctcgccttcgctctttTCCACCCCACTAGTTACGTGGGTCGTCTGCTGGCtgtgggcgccggcgccgcatgAGGGCGGCTCAAGGAGCGTGTGAACAGAAGTCCCCTCAACAGGCACATGCGCTTTCGTGCGGACTGGAGGGTTTGTCGAGCGGCAACTCCACTGAAACAGCGCGCGAACACATCTGTTTAGTGAATCTAAGTcgagactatcggttatatattttagacgccAGCTTCccagcatctcctatgctccttaacatcacagctatgtcgaattgtcgcacccagataactccacACCAGTGTACCAAGTCTatacggaatacacggatcggctccttgttggcctggcacctgtttaaCAACTGGATGAACGCGCGCTTAATAACGATTTCATCTTCCAGCTtcaagcaaacatgattaccgtgatattgaaatccaacacttttagctaTTCTTGTTGGCCTAGCACCTGTTTggtaactggatgaacgctttttacgcctaGTATGCACGGATAATACTCGACATACGACTAGACGCGTATTCAGTACACTGCACGCACTCGAGTATGTCTCCACTCTGCATACACAGCCAGTGCTCAGCTATGCCCCACAGCGGGACCTTTGAGGAGACCAAACTGTTGTACAGCTACACGCGGAAAAGCAGTCCGCTGGAGGCCGCCCGTCTGCGAGGCCGATGCGCGCCCATTTAATCGGCGGAAAGTGATGGCGCAGGACTCAGTGCCGGCTGCGTGTTCGAGCGGAGtggaaaaggagagagaaaaagacatggagggaaggcgcgggagactGCGACGGACTCTGCCTGTGCTCCGCATGCTTCATTCagaccgcccccccccccccccctccagaCATATGCCGCACCGGACGAACGCTGCAGTTGCGTTCAGTGTACCCATTATCTCCTCTATAAATGagtatatatgtctatatatattgCGCACGACCCGCTGGATAACTGAAACGCAAGGCAGAGAAAGCAGAGCGCAGATGCTGTTTTCGCTTGTGTGCTGGCGCTAGCGTAGCAGGGATGAAGCCAGAAAAAAGCTGGTGACGTTCCTTTCAGATTTTTACGGAAACAGGATTCCGCGTAAAGAACACGTCCCCTGTGGGAAGCCAGTCTCTTGCCTCTCCGGCGGACACCCCTCTCGCGCTTGATGAAATGCCCGTCAacacgcagccgacgcgaggcagcagaaaaCAGCCGCAGTTCCCCGCGGACGCAGGACCCAATTTTTTGAGAAAtacaaaaaaaaaaatggCTCAGCCACGCTGCCTTTTCGAGCTCAACGAGATAAAAAAAAGACACGAGCTTTCGAACCCGTCAGAACGGGAGCGGCACGCGGCGAAcgaaaaagacagagagCAAAAGGCCGACGGCGTCGtgcggcgcacgcgaggTGAAAAAGGAACGAAGCACCAGCAAAACTCGAAAGCGCCACCCCGCTGCCCCGCCTTGTTTGCCTCACCCTTGCATCACCCGCTGATGCCCTGCCCccggccgcctctgccttccctgtctcctccttTTGGTTGCGCTTCTTTGTGGGCTGAGTCTTTTCAGGCTtcgtccgcttcttcttctccctcttctttctcgtcgctttccctctgcggcgccgcgcggacgccccTGTAGCCTAAATGCCCGCCCCCTCGTCCACTCGCTCGCTGCTTGGGGGGAGGCCCTtctccccccgcggcggtcgTTTCTCTTCGGGCCTggctgtcgcccgcgccccaGTCATCATCGGAGACTTgtccctcttcctcttcgtccgtCTCGGGCCCTTCCGCGCCGACTCGTGATgcagagacgctgcggccCTGATACCCCACGTGGTGATGAACTCGAGCCTCAAAAGagtcttcgcgtctccccTGGAGATGCAGCTTCCCccgctctctgtcgccgccgcccagcggcctcgcgctgggCTCGCTGTACTGCGAAAAGCTTCCTCGCGAAGGAAAGTACGAGGAGatccctcctcctccctcagCGAACGCTGAAGACGGCGGCCCCGCGGCATGCTGCAGGCtgtgaggcggcggccgcgacaggAACTGCGAAtcagacgaaggcggaggcggaggcggcggcgcaggtggCTTGGCGCCGCCGGAGTCGCCCAAGTGCGGGCCGCGCTGAAGAGGATTCGGAGGCCCTCTGCTGTGCTCCAAGCCTCTGACTCCCTCGACGGCGTGAGAACTTCCATTCGCTGACCAGAACGAGGCACTCCCGTGAGTCGTTCGCTGCTGGCAGGGGCCCGTCCCGCCGCGAtttccgcgctctctgcgcagcgtTCGGTTCGGCCCTGCAAGCATCCCCCCGCCGCTACTCGCGTCTCCAGAGGGGCCCCCGCCGTCCCCAGCCCGAGCGCCGGCCCGTTGGGCTCTATCACCCCACTGCGCCCCAGGCCCCACCGgcgtggagagcggcggGCCTCGGCCGTAGCGCGAAGCGCCGaacgcgtgtgcatgcggcaGAAAGGctggcgggggcgggggaggaggcggatgGTGGAGCGGCCGCGGATAGGAAACAGAGACCGAAGAAGCTGGCGCAGCCAGGAGTTCCGCATGCGCCGTGGGCTCGCTCTTGGGGGCATTCGCGGGCTTCTgatgcggaggcgaaggtgGACTAGGAGACCAGGGATCGATCTCCTCGAGGCTCTGCCGGCTGTCCCTCTTGCCTCCTGCCGAAGTCCCGTCGGGGCCTTGCTCCGCCCCGCGAGAGCCCGCCGGGGTACCGCTGtcgtgagagagagaagtcttctcttctttcgctgcctcttccaGCAGACTGTCCAGAAGGCCGGTCTTCTTTCTGGGAATGCGGAATCGACTGGAGTTGAGAAACGTGGAAATATTCCTGGTAGCTGATGCCGCCTCATCACCCCGGCGCGATGCACTCCCTCCCGCAGACCCCGGTGCGGGCGCCGAAGATaaagacgccgaagaagaggctttcttctccctcttgcGAAGCACAGCGGTTACCATGGAGGAATCCCTCGaggccttcttccgcctctcctcaCAGTCGACCTCCCCCTTGGGCGCTCCAGAGGGCAATGGAGCCGGGGGGTCTGCCGAGGAATCCGGCGGAGGTGCTGCGACGTGACGAGACAAAGGAGGAACGAAGAgatcgtcgtcgtctcctttCTTGCAGCGTTGTCGCTTTCGCTTGCAGTCTCGatcgtcctcgctctcttcttcaggaGAAAACTCAGAGTCGGAATCTGAGCACTCACTATGTGCGTTGACCCGCTTCCCCCggcctttcttctttttctctatTCCCTCCTCGACCAGCTCCGCAAACTCAGCCGACAGAatcctcttctttttcttcttctcacCCTTCTCgtgcctcttctttctctttagctgccgctcgccctctcgctcCTCCCCGAGCTGTCTCTGTTCCTTGGCCTCGACCACGTCGGCCTCTAGGGCTTGCACATCCGCCGCCGGACATAGGGCTGGAGCAACGGACGCTCCCGCCTGTGTGCGGCTGTTAGGCACAAAAGGAGATTCACTCTCCTCAGCGGTTTCTCTGTGCTCTTCTCGCTgtcccccctcgccccctcCGAACCCGAGAGCAAGGCCGTGCTCTTTGCCATCTCTTTGGCTTTCTAGCTTCGCGCCATCTTTCTGGGCTGCCCGcttttcgccttctttctgGTATTCCCcgtccgctctctctgtcttcacGTCGTCCATTCCCGCACCACGCGTTGGCTTTTCCGGCTGTGTCGCGTTCGCTTGCAAAAAAAGTGGGAGCGCGCGTGCCTTTATGTCTCTGTCTGCTTTCGCGAGGGCAGATGCGTCTCGTCcctttccgccgcggctcaaGCCCCCTGCGCGCTGACTTGCATCTGCTCCTCGCGCATGAGctgtcgctgcgtcgccttgtGTCGAATCGTTTCCTGCTGGACTTCGATGCGGACAGTCTAGCACCGCTgtcggcgaggacgcgagaaGAGACTCCAGCACGTTCTTGGATACTTTCTGTCCCACGAGCCTCCTGttgcctcctccctcttcgcCCTGTCCCCGTTCGCCTGAGACTCGCaagtcgtcgcctctctccagcgccgcggacaAGAGCGCAGTCcccccttcctcgtcgtcgtcgtagGGGTCCGGAAACGCCGCGCTCCAGTCTCGCCTTTGCTGAAGGTACTGCTCCTGCCGCACCCTCAAGAAAATCGGCAGATTCTGGGGCCccacgcctcctcgccacACCCCGCAGCCCTCCCTAGGGGCCTTGTCTgccgggcgcgcctccggccctctcccgtcgccgcccccctcgcgGTCCCACTCCAGGCCGTAGGGCCCGGCTGcggggggcgaggagacactcTGCTCGAGCTCTTCAGCGCTGAAGGTCCCGCCGACGCGCATGCCGGCCTCGAGTCGCAGCGCCTGGTGAacgtgcagcgccgcggtcAGGGAGGCACAGAGTCTCTGGAGCGCGTGGAGCCGCTGGGTCGCATTGACGGGCGGCAGGCCCGTGTTGGGCTTCGAGGAGCCGCTGTTGCGCCGCACaaacgacgacgcagcggccgtGACGTCGACTGCGAGGAGGTGCTCAAAGAACGTCGAGAGCGTGCGCGAGGCCCCCAGACAGCCCGGGGACGCTCCAAAGGGCGACGCACCCGAGCGAGCGGCCCCTGCCGGTTGGTCTTCGTCTCCCCCTAGGGCCGCGAGAACTGCGCGGAgagctgccgcctcgtcggccgGCGAGACCGCCGAGCGGGACGGCGCCGAAGCGCGTGGCTCCGCGGGCGAAGCGCCAGGCACGCACGACGAGGGAGCACCGCTGAGGGGACTGAGTGGAAGTTGATGCGTAGAGGCTGACGCACTGAATCCGCCATCCGCGAGCTCcggtggcggcgacggaagctgctgaggcgttgacggcggcggagtgcTGGAGTGTgtcagcgagaaggcgccgtcGTAGATGTCGGCAGGGATGAGCGAACGCCACTCTTCGGGGCTCACGGTGGAGTCAACCGACCCCCTTCTGGAGCccagctgccgctctcccccttcgccgcctcttccccCAGCGCCCCCGgggccgccagccgcgtcgTGGAGGGTCTCGTGGCGCAGCCCCAAAGGCTCGGAAAGCCTCCCCGCCCTCCTTTTCCggcctgcctcgcccgccgagagcgcggggggactgtctccgcgcagcttcgcgccGGTGCCTgccggagaggagggcgcaacgcttcgccgcgcccccaCAGGCAAAGGACCAGAGGAAGGGTCGGTTGtaagcgcggcgcgagaggccacaggcgcagcgtccgccgcaCTCAGAGAAGCACGTCCTccagcggaggcgcatgcaacgggcgcgtctccgtcgcgtccGTCGCTATTCGCCCTTGCAGCGCCAGCCGTCGTgagagagcctcgcgcgccgtgagccacggcggcgcgcttccTGTGTGCTCCCTCGTCGTGCTGCGCCAGCTCCGGCGCACCTGCCTCGTAGCCGCCGaccgccgcatgcaggcgcgagTCGACCTGTATGGCCTGGGGCAACAGCGAAGCTGCGCCGGCATCGCCAGGGTCTCCTCCCGACAGGTTAACAAGACTCCGGCTCTTCAGAGgtcgccctctgcttctTGGGGCATCCCCTTCGCCGCGTTTCCTCCCTGGCTTGGCGTTCGCCCGCGAcgactgcgcgcgcctgccttcctctctctcgagaTCGagttcgccggcggccgtgAGACCGTGCGTTTCGCCGTGCGggaggtctccgcggctctcgtgCCTCGCTGTcagaagctgctgctgcccgaGAAGCAAAATCCTGTCTCTCTCACTCTGAGAGGCCAAGGCGAGCGCAGGGGAGGCCACAGACGGCTCGCCGGACGCATgcgaagcagcagccgctcgcagaggcagagccgACGAGGGaaacgaggaagcggagcgccgcaaggccgcggaagacggcaGCGGAAGGGCCTTCGAGTCCTGTGCCTGCCCTAAACTGCCCCCTAGGGGGTGCCCCAGCGACGGGTGCGCCAGAGACGACAAGCCAGAAGCATGTGAGGGCGACAAAGCGTTCACAGGATagagagcggaagacgcgagctgctgctggcgctgcacTGGTAGAAGCGCCTGAGGATTCAACGGCAGGTTCGCCTGTTGAGACAGCCGCAAGAGGACGTCTCGCGCATCCTCCCCAGTCAGCCGCCCTCGTGAACTCGCCTGGAGCGCAGGACCGCCGCCGACTCCCGTCCCCCGAaaggcgccttctgcgccgtcttTTCGGCCGAAGTGACTCCAATCTCCTTCCCCTAGCTTGTCGTCTCCTGCCTGCCGGAAGGCCAGCCCCTCGCCAGGGGCGAGGCCCAGGGGCGGGCCCGTCGGCGACGCATGCCCGACGGAAAAAGCGGCGTGGGAGAGGGCAGGAGTCTCTTCTCGGGAtccagccgcgcctgccagcgacgaggccgccaggGCCTCGTTCAtcgccgcgaacgccgcagcccgctctctctgctgaagcactcgctgctgcagagacagcgacgcgctcCCCGCGGCACCGATCAGGGCCCCGCTGGCGGTCGCGTGCTCAGCATcgcccgccacgcgctcccgcgcctccaggACAGGCCGTGCCAGCGATGCGAGGGACGAGGGATCCAACGTGGCGGCGActtgcagctgctggagcagcagGGGTGACAGAGCCGGATTGACTGGCGCCGCGTTTtcggggcgccgctgcacgctctgcgctgcgagaagctgcgcggagagctGACTCAGGGCCTCATTTGCGCCGAGAGGGACGCCGCCAGAGTGCGGGGAAGGCGCCGGGAaagccgccgcctgcagctcgtGGAATGAGCCACGCTCGCCCCCCATCCCCGGCTGCCGCACGCGCCCCCCCGGCGGCAGAGactggggcggcgcggcggcgcgtccggcctccgcggcaagGCCGCAACTGAGCCGCGGATCGAGACCCAGGCCCGCAAGGGTTTGCTGGGGGGCGGggcctcgcggaggcccgAAGGCCGAAGCGCCTGGTGTATCCATCCGGCAGACAGGTCGGAACCATCAGGAGGAAACGGGAGAAAAGCAGGGCGCAGAAGACACCCCAACCCCTGCGAGATCCCGCAACCCGCAGTCCTCAGCCTCGCgtagatatatgtatctatatgtatatatagagggaaaaagagagagggagacgaggaatACGAGGAGCAAGTGGAGACGGTGGGGTGGTGTGTGAAATTTGCGAGAAGGTGCAAGGCTAGTCCGACGATGTTTGCTACGAGCAGAGGCGGCCGTGAGGCAAActggaaggcgagagagcacGTGAACTGAGTTTCaccgagacgccgcgggcagccgcagctgcgacgccgagTAGTGTAGAACTGCCTGGATGAAGAAATAAGAAGCGACAAACAGGAGGGCGCGAAAGAggggagaaggaagcgcccAAAGTGCTGCAGAACGAATGTGCGCCGTCAAGCGTGGCGCGCCGTCTCAgagggcagacgccgcgacctGCGTAGCGAGGGCGGGAGGAGCTTACTGAATGGCTCTGACAAATGAGGAAAACATGCAGAGACAAGCCCAAATAGACACCTAGGTACATATCCGCCCATCGCGTGCAAGGCTGGAGGAGGGAGCCTATATCGTCGCCGGTGGAcaaagacgaagagaagaaaggcaaGTAGCCAGCACGGACCGCTAGCCTCCTCCAGGCAAAATGAGTGAATCTCGCGCCGTTATGCAGATTCGTGAtggaaaacagaaaaaaagaggagaggaaTCCTCTGGAGATGAACAGATCGACGTAGAGGAGGTGATCGCCAGTCACGCGGCTGACTGATGGCACGCCCTCCACGGGGCGGCTCAGCTCCCTTGTGAAGTCTTCAAGGATGTACGCGGATAAAACTCACTTGAAGAGGCGACTCGGTAGAGCGCCGCAGGTAAAGACGCTCCGAGACATGGCCAGAAGCGAAATATCGAGTTCTTGAGAGGAAACCACACATGCGCTGCTGTGCgactcgcggctcgccccgAACCCGCGAAAAGGAACGCGCCGCGGCAAGGAAAACGGATTCAGACAAAAGCGAGCGGAAAACACAGAGTGAAAACAGGAAAATCCCCTTCTGCAGAGCTCGCAACGGCTGCACCTTTtcccgcgcgtcctcgcatCTTTCGCCTCAGATGTAATCCTAGAAGATGTATGCCG
This window harbors:
- a CDS encoding hypothetical protein (encoded by transcript BESB_035390), which gives rise to MDTPGASAFGPPRGPAPQQTLAGLGLDPRLSCGLAAEAGRAAAPPQSLPPGGRVRQPGMGGERGSFHELQAAAFPAPSPHSGGVPLGANEALSQLSAQLLAAQSVQRRPENAAPVNPALSPLLLQQLQVAATLDPSSLASLARPVLEARERVAGDAEHATASGALIGAAGSASLSLQQRVLQQRERAAAFAAMNEALAASSLAGAAGSREETPALSHAAFSVGHASPTGPPLGLAPGEGLAFRQAGDDKLGEGDWSHFGRKDGAEGAFRGTGVGGGPALQASSRGRLTGEDARDVLLRLSQQANLPLNPQALLPVQRQQQLASSALYPVNALSPSHASGLSSLAHPSLGHPLGGSLGQAQDSKALPLPSSAALRRSASSFPSSALPLRAAAASHASGEPSVASPALALASQSERDRILLLGQQQLLTARHESRGDLPHGETHGLTAAGELDLEREEGRRAQSSRANAKPGRKRGEGDAPRSRGRPLKSRSLVNLSGGDPGDAGAASLLPQAIQVDSRLHAAVGGYEAGAPELAQHDEGAHRKRAAVAHGARGSLTTAGAARANSDGRDGDAPVACASAGGRASLSAADAAPVASRAALTTDPSSGPLPVGARRSVAPSSPAGTGAKLRGDSPPALSAGEAGRKRRAGRLSEPLGLRHETLHDAAGGPGGAGGRGGEGGERQLGSRRGSVDSTVSPEEWRSLIPADIYDGAFSLTHSSTPPPSTPQQLPSPPPELADGGFSASASTHQLPLSPLSGAPSSCVPGASPAEPRASAPSRSAVSPADEAAALRAVLAALGGDEDQPAGAARSGASPFGASPGCLGASRTLSTFFEHLLAVDVTAAASSFVRRNSGSSKPNTGLPPVNATQRLHALQRLCASLTAALHVHQALRLEAGMRVGGTFSAEELEQSVSSPPAAGPYGLEWDREGGGDGRGPEARPADKAPREGCGVWRGGVGPQNLPIFLRVRQEQYLQQRRDWSAAFPDPYDDDEEGGTALLSAALERGDDLRVSGERGQGEEGGGNRRLVGQKVSKNVLESLLASSPTAVLDCPHRSPAGNDSTQGDAATAHARGADASQRAGGLSRGGKGRDASALAKADRDIKARALPLFLQANATQPEKPTRGAGMDDVKTERADGEYQKEGEKRAAQKDGAKLESQRDGKEHGLALGFGGGEGGQREEHRETAEESESPFVPNSRTQAGASVAPALCPAADVQALEADVVEAKEQRQLGEEREGERQLKRKKRHEKGEKKKKKRILSAEFAELVEEGIEKKKKGRGKRVNAHSECSDSDSEFSPEEESEDDRDCKRKRQRCKKGDDDDLFVPPLSRHVAAPPPDSSADPPAPLPSGAPKGEVDCEERRKKASRDSSMVTAVLRKREKKASSSASLSSAPAPGSAGGSASRRGDEAASATRNISTFLNSSRFRIPRKKTGLLDSLLEEAAKEEKTSLSHDSGTPAGSRGAEQGPDGTSAGGKRDSRQSLEEIDPWSPSPPSPPHQKPANAPKSEPTAHAELLAAPASSVSVSYPRPLHHPPPPPPPPAFLPHAHAFGASRYGRGPPLSTPVGPGAQWGDRAQRAGARAGDGGGPSGDASSGGGMLAGPNRTLRRERGNRGGTGPCQQRTTHGSASFWSANGSSHAVEGVRGLEHSRGPPNPLQRGPHLGDSGGAKPPAPPPPPPPSSDSQFLSRPPPHSLQHAAGPPSSAFAEGGGGISSYFPSRGSFSQYSEPSARPLGGGDRERGKLHLQGRREDSFEARVHHHVGYQGRSVSASRVGAEGPETDEEEEGQVSDDDWGAGDSQARRETTAAGGEGPPPKQRASGRGGGHLGYRGVRAAPQRESDEKEEGEEEADEA